Proteins encoded in a region of the Nocardia asteroides genome:
- the purN gene encoding phosphoribosylglycinamide formyltransferase has protein sequence MPELRVAVIASHNGSNLRAMHRASGVPDARFRIVLVISNNSDSGALRYARDHQIPVRHLSGRTHDDPDEAIRAALVEHAVDLVVTAGYLKKIGPRTRSEFADRIINVHPALLPRHGGPGMYGEHVHRAVLDAGDLLTGASVHVVSGEYDAGEVIAQATVPVHPGDTAETLGARVLEAEHTLLPDVVRRIATDNAFPARATTCP, from the coding sequence ATGCCGGAGCTTCGCGTCGCGGTGATCGCCTCCCACAACGGGTCCAATCTGCGTGCGATGCACCGAGCTTCCGGCGTCCCGGACGCACGGTTCCGGATCGTGCTGGTCATCAGCAACAACAGCGACTCCGGCGCGCTGCGCTACGCGCGGGATCACCAGATCCCGGTCCGGCACCTGTCCGGACGCACCCACGACGACCCGGACGAAGCCATCCGCGCCGCACTCGTCGAGCACGCGGTCGATCTGGTGGTGACCGCCGGTTACCTCAAGAAGATCGGGCCGCGGACCAGGAGCGAATTCGCCGACCGGATCATCAATGTCCACCCCGCGTTGTTACCCCGCCACGGCGGCCCCGGCATGTACGGCGAGCACGTGCACCGAGCCGTCCTCGACGCCGGAGACCTCCTCACAGGCGCGTCCGTCCATGTCGTCTCCGGCGAATACGACGCCGGTGAGGTCATCGCGCAGGCCACGGTGCCGGTCCATCCGGGAGACACCGCCGAGACGCTCGGTGCGCGCGTCCTGGAAGCCGAACACACCTTGCTTCCCGATGTGGTGCGGCGAATCGCGACGGACAACGCGTTCCCGGCACGCGCAACCACGTGCCCGTGA
- a CDS encoding MerR family transcriptional regulator — protein MKSSEMLTIGDLARRFGLGTHVLRYWESLGLLEPARRNGGQRLYEQTDLERVALILMGKEAGLTLGQLATVLSTADPMEHRDLLCHHVDELERRIAQAQAAKELIEHALACPHSMTECEQAREHISARIPPLLPGE, from the coding sequence ATGAAGTCAAGTGAGATGCTGACCATCGGCGATCTGGCCCGGCGGTTCGGGCTCGGCACACACGTGCTGCGGTACTGGGAGAGCCTCGGGCTGCTGGAGCCTGCTCGCCGCAACGGTGGCCAGCGGCTGTACGAGCAGACGGACCTCGAACGCGTGGCGTTGATCCTGATGGGCAAGGAGGCTGGTCTCACGCTGGGGCAGTTGGCAACGGTGCTGTCCACCGCGGACCCGATGGAACACCGGGATCTGCTGTGCCACCACGTCGACGAGCTCGAGCGGCGCATCGCGCAGGCACAAGCGGCCAAGGAACTGATCGAGCATGCTCTCGCCTGCCCGCACAGCATGACCGAATGTGAGCAAGCGCGCGAACATATATCGGCTCGAATTCCCCCTCTTCTCCCCGGGGAATAG
- a CDS encoding carboxylesterase family protein, producing MNIEPEIRTAAGVVRGRWEDAVAVFRGLPYAQPPFGIRRFAAPVPAQPWDGVRDASAFGPPVPQAGSAVPSMSGDTDDGSGDCLTLNVWSPDLGAAGLPVMVWIHGGAYLGGRSGNPHHDGATLAGAGVVVVSMNYRVGAEGFAHIAGAPDNRGILDQVAALRWVQNNVAAFGGDPGKVTVFGQSAGAGCLAALLTMPMAAGLFHRAIAQSVPGTYFTPRLAAAISARIAAELGVRATVGELAGVSPRALINATDAVIQKMPGFVETWGPMALTPTPFSPVVDGAVLPSAPWRALAAGTAEGIDLLVGHTRDEYRLFNGLLGSEVTEDQVTAVLDRLAPASDSLGLYRAAYPDATHGQLYELVNSDWLFRMPSLHLAHAHHAGGGPVWTYELCWSFNSEQGASHSLDFMLVFATLSVDDVRGHPSAHPNAADEVVRVSQQMRSDWVNFATTGDPGWARYDSDTRLTRVYTAESITQPYPEERSRLIWATHRFDTLDLPGPLSL from the coding sequence GTGAACATCGAACCCGAGATACGCACTGCTGCCGGAGTTGTGCGTGGCAGGTGGGAGGACGCCGTCGCGGTCTTCCGGGGTCTCCCCTACGCCCAGCCACCGTTCGGTATCCGACGGTTCGCGGCGCCGGTCCCGGCACAGCCGTGGGATGGCGTGCGCGACGCGTCGGCGTTCGGTCCACCGGTTCCCCAGGCGGGCAGCGCGGTGCCGTCGATGTCCGGGGACACCGATGACGGTTCCGGCGACTGCTTGACCCTCAACGTCTGGTCACCTGACCTCGGCGCCGCCGGGCTGCCGGTGATGGTGTGGATCCACGGCGGTGCGTATCTGGGTGGCCGTTCCGGTAACCCGCATCACGATGGTGCGACTCTCGCCGGGGCCGGTGTGGTGGTGGTCAGCATGAACTATCGCGTCGGCGCGGAAGGTTTCGCTCATATCGCCGGAGCCCCGGACAACCGCGGCATTCTCGACCAGGTCGCCGCGTTGCGTTGGGTGCAGAACAATGTGGCCGCGTTCGGCGGCGATCCGGGCAAGGTGACCGTGTTCGGGCAGTCCGCCGGGGCGGGCTGTCTTGCGGCGCTGCTCACGATGCCGATGGCCGCCGGGCTGTTTCATCGAGCGATAGCCCAGAGCGTCCCGGGAACGTACTTCACCCCGCGGCTCGCCGCCGCCATCTCGGCGAGGATCGCCGCGGAACTCGGTGTGCGAGCCACCGTGGGTGAGCTGGCCGGTGTCTCGCCGCGCGCGCTGATCAACGCGACGGACGCGGTCATCCAGAAGATGCCCGGATTCGTCGAAACGTGGGGACCGATGGCGCTGACCCCGACACCGTTCTCACCCGTCGTCGACGGTGCCGTGCTCCCAAGCGCGCCATGGCGCGCGCTCGCCGCAGGCACCGCAGAGGGCATCGATCTGCTCGTTGGGCACACCCGGGACGAATACCGGCTGTTCAACGGCTTGCTCGGCAGCGAGGTGACCGAGGATCAGGTGACCGCCGTACTCGACCGTCTCGCGCCCGCCTCCGACAGCCTTGGCCTTTACCGTGCCGCGTACCCCGATGCCACGCACGGGCAGTTGTACGAACTGGTCAACTCCGACTGGCTGTTTCGGATGCCCAGCTTGCATCTCGCACACGCCCACCATGCCGGTGGCGGGCCGGTCTGGACCTACGAACTGTGCTGGAGCTTCAACTCGGAGCAAGGCGCCTCACACAGCCTCGACTTCATGCTCGTCTTCGCCACGCTCAGCGTGGACGATGTGCGCGGCCATCCCTCCGCTCATCCGAACGCCGCGGATGAGGTGGTGCGCGTCTCCCAGCAGATGCGCAGCGACTGGGTGAATTTCGCGACCACAGGCGACCCCGGCTGGGCTCGCTACGATTCGGACACCCGGCTCACCCGTGTCTACACCGCCGAGTCGATCACCCAGCCCTATCCCGAGGAACGCTCGAGGCTGATCTGGGCCACGCACCGGTTCGACACCCTGGACCTCCCCGGCCCGCTGTCACTGTGA
- the ligD gene encoding non-homologous end-joining DNA ligase encodes MLAVSGRPPQERGRWAFEMKWDGIRAIARCGDGDCRFYSRNNRDLSGSFPELTAVLADLGEGGELLLDGEIVAPDPVTGAPSFGRLQRRMHVISPGAELLRGFPAQYLAFDLLALDGSFLMNLPYTERRERLAELALDRPLARTPPYYPDIDPTTLMDVAREHGLEGIIAKRLDSAYYPGRRSPLWIKTPLRRTTEVVVAGWLPGTGRFSTTFGSLALGAYDDHDHLVHIGNVGTGWTMHARRSLQTRLNELARPDTPFDIAPPRALAATAHWVEPVLVADIEYREVTPEGLRHPSWRGLRPDRSPREAKVPPSQ; translated from the coding sequence ATGCTGGCCGTCTCCGGACGGCCACCGCAGGAGCGCGGCCGGTGGGCGTTCGAGATGAAATGGGACGGCATTCGCGCCATCGCGCGGTGCGGGGACGGGGACTGCCGGTTCTATAGTCGCAACAATCGGGATCTCAGCGGATCGTTTCCTGAGCTCACAGCGGTTCTGGCGGATCTGGGTGAGGGAGGCGAGCTGTTGCTCGACGGTGAGATCGTCGCGCCCGATCCGGTGACGGGGGCGCCGTCGTTCGGTCGCCTGCAGCGGCGGATGCATGTGATCTCGCCGGGTGCGGAGTTGCTGCGCGGCTTCCCGGCGCAGTACCTGGCCTTCGATCTGCTTGCCCTCGACGGTTCGTTTCTGATGAATCTGCCCTACACCGAGCGCCGCGAGCGCTTGGCGGAACTCGCGCTCGACCGGCCGCTGGCCCGCACCCCGCCGTATTACCCGGATATCGATCCCACCACCCTGATGGACGTCGCCCGCGAGCACGGCCTGGAAGGCATCATCGCCAAGCGCCTCGACTCCGCCTACTACCCCGGCCGCCGGTCCCCGTTGTGGATCAAGACGCCGCTGCGTAGAACGACCGAGGTCGTCGTCGCGGGCTGGCTGCCCGGCACGGGCCGTTTCTCCACGACGTTCGGTTCGCTCGCGCTAGGCGCATACGACGACCACGATCACCTGGTGCACATCGGCAATGTCGGCACCGGATGGACCATGCACGCCCGCCGCTCCCTGCAAACCCGGCTGAACGAGCTGGCCCGCCCGGACACGCCCTTCGACATCGCCCCGCCGCGAGCCCTCGCCGCTACCGCTCACTGGGTGGAGCCGGTCCTCGTCGCCGACATCGAATACCGCGAAGTCACCCCCGAGGGCCTGCGCCACCCCAGCTGGCGCGGCCTGCGTCCCGACAGGTCTCCCCGAGAAGCGAAAGTGCCTCCGTCGCAGTGA
- the thrS gene encoding threonine--tRNA ligase: MPDHRTLGRALDLFDTDPLIGAGLPFWLPDGAAVRQALEDYIRTAEHRAGYRHVYSPVLGKRELYEISGHWRHYRDDMFPPMDLGGEQVVLRPSLCPHHALLFRSRAHSYRELPLRIAELGGMYRSELSGVLGGLTRVRAIQLNDAHIFCTLDQVCAEVAAALAMIGSAYAALGIDAARYRLSLPGPGGKYVAAPRLWERSMAVLTDVLDDSGLRYEAVEGEAAFYGPKIDVQVRDSAGRESTLSTVQVDFHQPERFDLHYTGADGAAHRPVMVHRSIIGSIERAVAHLVEHHGGRFPAWLAPTQVVVLPVSDVQHAAAERFERRCRDLGLRVVVCPPDRGSLGSRIRDHRLVPYQAIIGAQEAAPDDVALRLRDGHRLDRLPVSEALGRIASLIAVHSTELWDLACGDR; encoded by the coding sequence ATGCCCGACCATCGCACCCTCGGCCGTGCGCTGGATCTGTTCGACACCGACCCGCTGATCGGCGCGGGACTGCCGTTCTGGCTGCCCGACGGCGCGGCGGTGCGCCAGGCCCTGGAGGACTACATCCGCACCGCCGAACACCGCGCGGGCTACCGCCACGTGTATTCGCCGGTGCTCGGCAAACGCGAACTCTACGAGATCTCCGGGCACTGGCGGCATTACCGCGACGACATGTTCCCGCCGATGGACCTGGGCGGCGAACAAGTGGTGCTGCGTCCGAGCCTGTGCCCGCACCACGCGCTGCTGTTCCGCTCCCGCGCGCACAGCTATCGGGAACTGCCGCTGCGGATCGCTGAACTGGGCGGCATGTACCGCTCCGAACTCTCCGGCGTGCTGGGCGGATTGACCCGGGTGCGCGCGATCCAGCTCAACGACGCGCATATCTTCTGCACCCTCGATCAGGTCTGTGCCGAGGTCGCCGCGGCGCTGGCGATGATCGGTTCCGCCTATGCCGCGCTGGGCATCGACGCGGCTCGCTACCGGTTGTCCCTGCCCGGACCCGGTGGGAAATACGTTGCCGCGCCGCGACTGTGGGAGCGCTCGATGGCGGTGCTCACCGACGTCCTGGACGACTCCGGCCTGCGCTACGAGGCGGTGGAAGGCGAAGCCGCGTTCTACGGCCCGAAGATTGATGTGCAGGTCCGCGACAGCGCGGGACGGGAGTCCACCCTGTCCACCGTTCAGGTCGATTTCCATCAACCCGAGCGGTTCGATTTACACTACACCGGCGCCGACGGCGCCGCGCACCGGCCGGTCATGGTGCATCGCAGCATCATCGGCAGCATCGAGCGCGCCGTGGCTCACCTGGTCGAACACCATGGTGGCCGGTTCCCCGCATGGCTGGCGCCCACCCAGGTGGTCGTGCTGCCGGTGAGCGATGTGCAGCACGCGGCGGCCGAGCGGTTCGAACGGCGCTGCCGTGACCTCGGGCTGCGCGTGGTGGTCTGCCCGCCGGATCGTGGCAGTCTCGGATCGCGCATCCGCGACCACCGTCTCGTGCCGTATCAAGCGATCATCGGAGCACAGGAGGCCGCCCCCGACGATGTGGCGCTGCGCCTGCGTGACGGGCACCGACTCGATCGGCTGCCCGTGTCAGAGGCGCTCGGCCGCATCGCGTCGCTGATCGCCGTCCACAGCACCGAGCTGTGGGACCTCGCGTGCGGAGACCGGTAG
- a CDS encoding tetratricopeptide repeat protein — MSASGEHRETAGQTTTPRSSIWLGFLGTASVVAYTVLFELVRTLVVNSFGENAVVEFLNGPLRWFSALFVAAAATYALHRFAVGYRTKLRTARAMDSMAGLVEPGPALADPSPRVVTPPPRRVAALNGHLIAAVLRDLPVHDYETVALLAVLNAIRDTPGRLPVAREPSARTATMLLEGLRRRGVLAHDGAQRFCVRQVPELPDRATVTAGPQWGAALTALLHHYADRAGRWAIALETRRFAVGARRWFEAEEPYLRALVAACANPGVEFPAAALAHLLGIGSALDVWYARIGMAENERGVPDDLCSLPGLDDLNRDLMLLRAGRLPERPRGYRPRRLSTSLAARWEHHAALRRLATVPLDLDEVADQLETAWWLLPRDDIPGEVCALINLAVVHIRQGRLDAAQDRLELAESLTRTGLDPDGRAQTHETMGALWWARGEPRRALRCWQLALSAYRVLDDDPGIGRCLQHLGSAVVIAPDYATLLLPTDQPLTRVEALRQATGWLAEARRRHPAAHHAERYAAQARTALRSGRGFRNLLPAGHRTPLSRIDQWPASVDDHAPAPAL; from the coding sequence TTGAGCGCATCGGGCGAACACCGCGAAACCGCCGGGCAGACCACGACGCCGAGGTCATCGATCTGGCTGGGGTTTCTGGGCACCGCGTCGGTGGTGGCCTACACGGTGCTGTTCGAGTTGGTACGCACCCTGGTGGTGAATTCGTTCGGCGAGAACGCCGTCGTGGAATTCCTCAACGGCCCGTTGCGATGGTTCTCGGCGCTGTTCGTCGCCGCGGCGGCCACGTACGCGCTGCACCGGTTCGCCGTCGGGTATCGCACCAAGCTGCGCACCGCCCGCGCCATGGACTCGATGGCCGGGCTGGTCGAGCCGGGGCCCGCGCTGGCCGATCCGAGCCCACGGGTGGTCACGCCCCCGCCGCGGAGGGTCGCCGCCTTGAACGGGCATCTCATCGCCGCGGTCCTGCGGGACCTGCCGGTGCACGACTACGAGACGGTCGCGCTGCTGGCGGTGCTCAACGCCATTCGCGATACCCCGGGACGGTTGCCGGTGGCGAGAGAACCCTCGGCGCGCACCGCGACAATGCTGCTGGAAGGACTGCGCCGACGCGGCGTCCTCGCCCACGACGGTGCCCAGCGCTTCTGTGTGCGGCAGGTGCCCGAACTGCCGGATCGAGCGACGGTCACGGCGGGGCCGCAATGGGGTGCGGCGCTCACCGCGCTGCTGCACCACTACGCCGACCGCGCTGGCCGCTGGGCGATCGCGCTGGAGACGCGGCGCTTCGCGGTAGGCGCGCGCCGATGGTTCGAGGCCGAGGAACCATACCTGCGCGCCTTGGTGGCCGCGTGCGCGAATCCCGGCGTGGAATTTCCCGCGGCGGCGCTGGCGCACCTGCTCGGCATCGGTAGCGCACTGGACGTGTGGTACGCGCGAATCGGTATGGCCGAGAACGAGCGTGGAGTGCCCGACGATCTGTGCTCGCTTCCCGGACTCGACGACCTGAACCGGGATCTGATGTTGCTACGGGCCGGCCGGCTGCCAGAGCGTCCGCGCGGCTACCGGCCGCGGCGATTGTCGACGAGCCTGGCCGCCCGGTGGGAACACCACGCGGCGCTGCGACGGCTCGCCACCGTCCCGCTGGATCTGGACGAAGTCGCCGACCAACTGGAAACCGCCTGGTGGCTGCTGCCGCGTGACGACATCCCCGGCGAGGTGTGCGCGCTGATCAACCTCGCCGTCGTGCACATCCGGCAAGGACGCCTCGACGCCGCGCAGGATCGTCTCGAACTCGCCGAATCCCTCACCCGCACCGGCCTCGATCCCGACGGACGCGCCCAGACCCACGAGACGATGGGCGCCCTGTGGTGGGCTCGCGGCGAACCCCGCCGAGCGCTGCGCTGCTGGCAGCTCGCCCTGAGCGCATACCGGGTACTCGACGACGACCCCGGCATCGGCCGCTGCCTGCAACACCTCGGTTCCGCAGTCGTCATCGCCCCCGATTACGCCACCCTGCTCCTGCCCACCGACCAGCCCCTCACCCGCGTCGAAGCCCTCCGCCAAGCCACCGGGTGGCTCGCCGAAGCCCGCCGCAGGCATCCGGCCGCTCACCACGCCGAACGCTATGCCGCACAGGCTCGCACCGCACTGCGCTCCGGCCGTGGCTTCCGCAACCTCCTCCCGGCCGGCCATCGCACTCCACTGTCGCGCATCGACCAGTGGCCCGCATCCGTCGACGACCACGCCCCTGCACCGGCGCTGTGA
- a CDS encoding site-specific integrase, producing the protein MDDRSSVVAVPESVRTQLRHGVRSVLVDAVALRLVRDRFDDDQAGSLRRYLEASQSANTLRAYRADWVAWSAWCTAEGRQALPADALDVAVYLAAAADARRDSGEWAFSPATLERKSAAIAAVHAANGLPSPTRSDVVRLTLRGIRRTRRTRPNRKRPVLLHTLDQLLGGLPEAGWPTEPARRRDALVLLIGFAGALRRSELAGLRIGDVEVGLDHTTGEPILLIRLPATKTDPTGSAEQRVALPRGRRPATCPVCALADWLRLREIHAAAGTSGVRARLADVSAGAPGIHRCHGFTGTTLTDADLPLFPTITRHGVIGDRAMSGRAVAELVKRYAARAGLDPALFSGHSLRAGFATQAALGGASDREIMRQGRWSNPRTVHGYIRTANPLEDNAVTKLGL; encoded by the coding sequence ATGGACGATCGATCCAGCGTGGTCGCGGTCCCGGAGTCGGTGCGCACGCAGTTGCGGCATGGCGTGCGCAGCGTCCTGGTCGATGCCGTGGCATTGCGGTTGGTGCGTGATCGCTTCGATGACGACCAAGCCGGTTCGCTGCGCCGATATCTCGAAGCGTCCCAATCGGCGAACACTCTGCGTGCCTACCGGGCCGACTGGGTGGCCTGGTCGGCGTGGTGCACCGCAGAGGGCCGCCAGGCGCTTCCTGCCGACGCGCTCGACGTCGCCGTTTATCTGGCCGCGGCCGCCGACGCACGCCGTGACAGCGGCGAGTGGGCATTCAGTCCGGCGACGTTGGAACGCAAGTCGGCCGCGATCGCGGCGGTGCACGCGGCCAACGGCCTGCCGTCGCCGACGCGTTCGGATGTGGTTCGTCTGACGCTGCGCGGTATCCGCCGTACCCGGCGCACTCGGCCCAATCGCAAACGCCCCGTCCTGCTGCACACTCTCGATCAGCTCCTGGGCGGGCTTCCCGAAGCGGGCTGGCCCACCGAACCCGCACGCCGCCGGGATGCCCTTGTTCTGCTCATCGGTTTCGCCGGCGCGTTGCGCCGCAGCGAATTGGCCGGTTTGCGCATCGGCGACGTCGAGGTCGGCCTCGACCACACCACCGGGGAGCCGATCCTGCTGATCCGGCTGCCCGCGACGAAGACCGACCCGACCGGCTCGGCCGAACAGCGCGTGGCCCTGCCCCGGGGGCGGCGCCCCGCGACCTGTCCGGTCTGCGCTCTCGCGGACTGGCTGCGTCTGCGCGAAATTCACGCCGCCGCCGGGACATCCGGCGTGCGCGCTCGGCTGGCCGACGTTTCCGCGGGAGCGCCGGGGATCCACCGTTGCCACGGCTTCACCGGCACCACCCTCACCGACGCGGATCTTCCGCTGTTCCCCACCATCACCCGGCACGGCGTGATCGGCGATCGCGCCATGTCCGGCCGAGCGGTCGCCGAGCTGGTCAAGCGCTATGCCGCCCGCGCCGGACTCGACCCGGCCCTGTTCTCCGGTCATTCGCTGCGCGCCGGATTCGCCACCCAGGCCGCGCTCGGCGGCGCCAGCGACCGCGAGATCATGCGCCAAGGCCGGTGGTCCAACCCGCGCACCGTCCACGGCTACATTCGGACCGCCAACCCGCTGGAGGACAACGCGGTCACCAAGCTCGGATTGTGA
- a CDS encoding extracellular solute-binding protein has protein sequence MGTRRAVLQAGVMLPLAAACAPDLLLGSSDAVRVGVSWSGSELAAFHAVLDGLNLPFDVEVIPLGDNTDTAFSAGGRSAPDVVLLPQAGRVRELAERKKLRPIAETVWTDDLGPRYAQHWQLLLRYGSRAFGVPFKAADKSLVWYDRRQFDTYGLGDPAEWTLPDWVNRMEVLAQSPIRLLALAAADGWVLTDFFENALLAESPRIYDELASRSGREWDNPAVRAALTHLGVLWGHRHAFPGGVGVALTRQFSDAVRDVFQHRHAAAVVAPDFAEPIIRSAVRASGREVRDVVGVAPFPSVNTASGRPKIVGGDVIVVTREANRRAEDLVEKLAGVHAPLPWIERYGGFLTPNMRTDATYSPLLASSARELNARSAFDLSDRIGAVGAREGLWRVLTEFLIAIGDGAQTRVAESIERAITALDGFERRPR, from the coding sequence ATGGGGACACGCAGAGCGGTGCTGCAAGCGGGGGTGATGCTCCCGCTGGCTGCCGCGTGCGCGCCGGATCTGCTGCTGGGCAGTTCGGACGCGGTGCGTGTCGGGGTGTCCTGGAGCGGGTCGGAACTGGCCGCCTTCCACGCCGTACTCGACGGGCTGAACCTGCCCTTCGACGTCGAAGTCATCCCGCTCGGAGACAACACCGACACCGCCTTCAGCGCAGGCGGCCGATCCGCGCCGGACGTGGTGCTGCTGCCGCAGGCGGGGCGGGTGCGGGAACTGGCCGAGCGAAAGAAACTACGGCCGATCGCCGAGACGGTGTGGACCGACGACCTCGGTCCCCGCTACGCCCAGCACTGGCAATTGTTGCTGCGCTATGGAAGTCGTGCGTTCGGCGTGCCGTTCAAGGCCGCCGACAAGTCACTGGTGTGGTACGACCGGCGGCAGTTCGACACCTACGGGTTGGGTGACCCGGCGGAATGGACGCTACCCGACTGGGTCAACCGGATGGAGGTCCTCGCACAGTCGCCGATCCGCCTGCTCGCGCTGGCCGCCGCCGACGGATGGGTGCTGACCGACTTCTTCGAAAACGCCCTGCTGGCCGAATCACCCAGGATCTACGACGAACTGGCCTCCCGGAGCGGACGAGAGTGGGACAACCCGGCAGTGCGGGCCGCGCTCACCCACCTGGGGGTCCTGTGGGGACACCGGCACGCCTTTCCCGGAGGAGTCGGGGTCGCGTTGACCCGGCAGTTCTCCGACGCCGTCCGCGACGTGTTCCAGCATCGCCACGCCGCAGCCGTGGTCGCCCCCGATTTCGCCGAACCGATCATCCGCAGCGCGGTGCGCGCGTCCGGCCGCGAGGTGCGGGACGTGGTCGGGGTAGCGCCGTTTCCGTCCGTCAACACCGCGTCGGGGCGGCCGAAGATCGTCGGCGGTGACGTGATCGTGGTGACACGCGAAGCGAACCGGCGCGCCGAGGATCTGGTCGAAAAACTGGCCGGTGTCCACGCCCCTCTGCCCTGGATCGAGCGCTACGGCGGTTTCCTCACGCCGAACATGCGCACCGACGCGACGTACTCGCCGCTGCTGGCATCCTCGGCGCGTGAGCTGAACGCCCGCAGCGCCTTCGACCTGTCCGACCGGATCGGCGCGGTGGGCGCACGGGAAGGATTGTGGCGGGTGCTGACCGAATTCCTGATCGCGATCGGCGACGGTGCGCAGACGCGGGTGGCCGAGTCCATCGAACGCGCGATCACCGCGCTGGACGGCTTCGAGCGGCGGCCCCGGTGA